A section of the Methanocaldococcus sp. FS406-22 genome encodes:
- the cas7i gene encoding type I-B CRISPR-associated protein Cas7/Cst2/DevR, translated as MKGIEIVWLSKTDLTNLNSGEGESNFIDVKKFKKNGVEYPYVSGQAMRYYIKEAIRRNLDENEFMCVPDDKGETCGDIKNCIGCDLFGFMKPEKDVGARTRVSPVKVSPAIGLLPFDENSTVDFLTRRYRGGEKSEGDIVNVEIGVNVYKVGVAIDVKRVGGEEKIEDGTVKIDYLINDEERKNRISKVIESLRYLSDYSKQARLLTDFTPDFIIIAFQDIYSHRLQKAIDLRDNTINVDVLEVILKDVLEYSPKIFVGLVPNFFENEEDVKKLFEDLNIEVKAPHEAIKDALSYLKEINL; from the coding sequence ATGAAGGGCATAGAAATCGTTTGGTTATCAAAAACTGATTTAACAAATTTAAACTCTGGTGAAGGGGAGAGTAACTTTATTGATGTTAAGAAATTTAAGAAAAATGGGGTTGAATATCCTTATGTTTCAGGACAGGCAATGAGATATTATATAAAAGAGGCAATTAGAAGGAATTTAGATGAAAATGAATTTATGTGCGTTCCAGATGATAAGGGGGAAACTTGCGGAGATATTAAAAACTGCATAGGATGCGACCTCTTTGGATTCATGAAGCCAGAGAAAGACGTTGGAGCAAGAACAAGAGTTTCACCAGTTAAAGTATCTCCAGCAATAGGGTTATTGCCATTTGATGAAAACTCAACAGTTGATTTTTTAACAAGAAGATACAGAGGGGGAGAAAAGTCTGAGGGGGATATAGTAAATGTTGAGATTGGAGTTAATGTCTACAAAGTTGGGGTAGCAATCGATGTTAAAAGAGTTGGAGGAGAGGAAAAGATTGAAGATGGAACTGTTAAAATTGATTATCTCATAAATGATGAAGAACGTAAAAATAGGATTTCAAAGGTTATCGAATCTTTAAGATACTTGTCAGATTACTCAAAGCAGGCAAGGTTATTAACTGATTTCACCCCAGACTTCATAATAATTGCATTCCAAGACATATATTCCCATAGATTGCAAAAGGCAATTGATTTGAGAGATAATACAATAAATGTTGATGTATTGGAGGTAATTCTCAAAGATGTTTTAGAATATTCACCAAAAATATTTGTTGGGCTTGTTCCAAACTTCTTTGAAAATGAGGAAGATGTTAAAAAACTATTTGAAGATTTAAATATAGAGGTTAAAGCTCCTCATGAGGCAATAAAAGATGCATTGAGCTATTTAAAGGAAATTAACTTATAA